A portion of the Pseudomonas sp. GR 6-02 genome contains these proteins:
- the smpB gene encoding SsrA-binding protein SmpB: MAKQKKHPTGTIAQNKKARHDYFIEHRFEAGLVLAGWEVKSLRASKLQLVDSYVLLKDGEAWLLGSHITPLTTASTHVIADPTRTRKLLLNRRELEKLAAAVQQKGYACVCLSWYWSKHMVKCEIALGKGKKEYDKRDTERERDAGRELQRAVRNKGKED; encoded by the coding sequence ATGGCTAAACAGAAGAAACACCCAACAGGGACCATCGCGCAAAATAAAAAGGCGCGACACGATTACTTCATCGAACATCGGTTCGAGGCTGGTCTGGTCCTGGCCGGCTGGGAAGTAAAAAGTCTGCGGGCAAGCAAGCTGCAACTGGTTGACAGTTACGTACTGCTCAAAGATGGCGAAGCCTGGCTGCTCGGCAGCCACATTACGCCTCTGACGACGGCCAGCACCCACGTTATCGCTGATCCGACCCGCACCCGAAAATTGCTGCTCAATCGGCGCGAGCTGGAGAAGCTGGCCGCTGCCGTGCAGCAAAAAGGTTACGCCTGCGTATGCCTGTCCTGGTACTGGAGCAAGCACATGGTCAAGTGCGAGATCGCTCTGGGCAAGGGCAAGAAGGAATACGACAAGCGTGATACCGAACGCGAACGCGATGCCGGCCGTGAATTGCAGCGTGCGGTGCGGAACAAGGGCAAGGAAGATTAA